One window of the Trifolium pratense cultivar HEN17-A07 linkage group LG2, ARS_RC_1.1, whole genome shotgun sequence genome contains the following:
- the LOC123908056 gene encoding protein AGENET DOMAIN (AGD)-CONTAINING P1-like, producing the protein MRPPMKKIDYKVGDKVEVCSKEEGFMGSYYEATIVSCLDNGRYVICYKNLLKDDESGLLIETLLPKDLRPSPPRVRNPSKFQLNQKVDVFDNDGWWVGNIVSEKILMEKNYYYNVYFYSTNQTIYYPCGKIRVHHDMMFSGEWFMEA; encoded by the coding sequence ATGCGTCCACCAATGAAGAAAATTGATTACAAAGTTGGAGACAAAGTTGAAGTATGTAGCAAAGAAGAAGGGTTTATGGGTTCATACTATGAAGCCACAATTGTTTCTTGTCTTGATAATGGAAGATATGTTATTTGTTACAAGAATCTTCTTAAAGATGACGAGTCCGGACTTCTCATTGAAACACTTCTTCCAAAGGATCTTCGTCCATCACCGCCACGTGTTCGTAACCCTTCAAAGTTCCAACTCAATCAAAAAGTTGATGTTTTTGATAATGATGGTTGGTGGGTAGGGAACATCGTCAGCGAGAAAATCCTCATGGAAAAGAATTATTACTATAATGTGTATTTTTATTCTACTAATCAAACTATTTACTACCCTTGTGGTAAAATTAGGGTTCACCATGATATGATGTTTAGTGGAGAGTGGTTTATGGAAGCTTAA